In a single window of the Metopolophium dirhodum isolate CAU chromosome 2, ASM1992520v1, whole genome shotgun sequence genome:
- the LOC132937878 gene encoding uncharacterized protein LOC132937878 — MPLAESLSIVDNVQTQLKSVQGEPGKKVYEKMENVLSKNIGLKTLKQISSILNGSISTMDGLPEDLTTNDLIFYKYAPITSVDVERSFSVYKNLLSHNRRSFKLENIKKHLIIQCNSGLWE, encoded by the exons ATGCCTTTAGCTGAATCATTGAGTATCGTGGACAATGTTCAAACACAATTAAAATCCGTTCAAGGTGAACCAGGGAAAAAAGTCTatgaaaaaatggaaaatgttttgtctaaaaatatcggtttaaaaacattaaaacaaatctCGTCAATACTTAATGGATCTATCTCCACCATGGATGGTCTTCCCGAAGATCTAACAACAAATGACCTTATTTTCTACAAGTACGCACCAATTACGTCAGTGGATGTCGAAAGATCATTTTCTGTTTACAAAAACCTTCTGAGCCACAACAGACGATCATTTAAacttgaaaacataaaaaagcaTCTTATCATTCAGTGTAATtcag gacTCTGGGAATAG